The following coding sequences lie in one Cydia strobilella chromosome 20, ilCydStro3.1, whole genome shotgun sequence genomic window:
- the LOC134750626 gene encoding pyridoxal phosphate homeostasis protein produces MSASASEDQEVDVMYGLQNVLTKIQAAVARRAKDLPQITPRLVAVSKIKPAALIVQAYEAGQRHFGENYVNELADKAIDPLIVESCKDIKWHFIGHLQTNKINKLLGSPGLFMVQTMHSEKLADNLNKQWLKFRKGDEKLKVMVQINTSGEEAKNGVPPSEATNLSQHVINNCPNLEYVGLMTIGQYDYDVSQGPNPDFITLAKCREEVCKNLNMDINNVELSMGMSTDFEHAIELGATTIRVGSTIFGARPPKQAKTN; encoded by the exons ATGTCTGCGTCTGCGTCGGAAGATCAAGAAGTAGACGTAATGTACGGATTGCAAAATGTTTTGACTAAAATTCAGGCAGCAGTTGCCAGAAGGGCCAAA GATTTACCTCAAATAACACCAAGGCTGGTGGCTGTATCAAAAATAAAACCAGCGGCGCTAATAGTCCAAGCTTACGAGGCTGGTCAGCGTCATTTTGGCGAGAACTATGTAAACGAGTTAGCAGATAAGGCTATTGATCCTCTAATTGTAGAATCATGCAAGGATATTAAATGGCATTTCATAGGCCATTTGCAAACCAACAAAATCAACAAACTCCTTGGCTCACCAGGATTGTTTATGGTACAAACAATGCACTCTGAGAAACTGGCTGATAATTTAAACAAACAGTGGCTTAAGTTCAGGAAAGGGGATGAAAAGTTAAAAGTTATGGTGCAAATTAATACAAGCGGAGAAGAAG cTAAAAATGGAGTGCCACCATCAGAAGCAACAAACCTGTCCCAGCATGTTATCAATAATTGCCCAAACCTAGAATATGTTGGACTTATGACTATAGGCCAGTATGATTATGATGTTTCTCAAGGTCCTAACCCAGATTTTATTACACTTGCAAAATGCAGGGAAGAGGTGTGCAAAAATTTGAACATGGACATTAATAATGTTGAATTGTCTATGGGGATGTCCACAGATTTTGAGCATGCG attgaACTAGGAGCGACTACAATCAGAGTTGGATCAACAATTTTTGGTGCAAGGCCGCCAAAACAAGCAAAAACAAACTAG